The following proteins are encoded in a genomic region of Chryseobacterium cucumeris:
- a CDS encoding aminopeptidase P family protein, producing the protein MFSAQTYQERRAVLQKNVSDGILLFLGNIENPVNFEHNPYYFRQDSTYLYYFGIQEPRIAAIIDIDENKTIIFGDELSIDEIVWMGRQETLKEKSLKSGVQETLPYAELVQYMVKAQASGRKVHYLPPYQSSNKILLGDLLGIKIKDLQPSVEMIKAIVKQRSVKEAQEIVQIEQAVNVSNEMHLLAMRLAKPGMKEYEIANAIQYLAANKECQMSYPPIVTINGGILHNHYRLNTIKEGDLFLNDSGAETSMGYAGDLTRTFPVGKTFTTKQKEMYEVVLNAFNQAQKLLKPGVRFKDIHLKAAQHLVEGLVDLGLMKGNPEDAVENHAHTLFFQCGLGHMMGLDVHDMEDLGEQYIGYTEEEPKDTKTFGLKSLRLGKALESGFVVTVEPGIYMIPELIDIWQAENKNADFINYDKVNEYRNFGGIRVEDDFLITDDSYRLLGNGLIKSVEDIENYRAEHLA; encoded by the coding sequence ATGTTTTCAGCACAAACTTATCAAGAAAGAAGAGCAGTATTACAGAAAAATGTATCCGATGGAATCTTATTATTTCTGGGAAATATAGAGAATCCTGTAAACTTTGAGCATAACCCTTATTATTTCCGCCAGGACAGTACCTATTTATATTACTTCGGGATTCAGGAACCCCGTATAGCAGCTATTATCGATATTGATGAAAATAAAACCATCATTTTCGGAGATGAGCTAAGTATAGATGAAATTGTATGGATGGGAAGGCAGGAAACCCTTAAGGAAAAAAGCCTGAAATCCGGTGTTCAGGAAACGTTACCTTACGCAGAACTTGTACAATATATGGTAAAAGCACAGGCTTCCGGTAGAAAAGTGCACTATCTTCCTCCCTATCAGTCTTCCAATAAAATTTTGCTGGGAGATCTTCTTGGAATTAAAATTAAGGATTTGCAGCCTTCTGTCGAAATGATCAAAGCGATTGTCAAACAGCGTTCTGTTAAAGAAGCTCAGGAAATTGTACAGATCGAACAGGCTGTAAATGTATCCAATGAAATGCATTTGCTGGCCATGCGTCTTGCGAAACCGGGAATGAAAGAATATGAAATTGCCAATGCGATCCAATATCTTGCCGCCAACAAAGAATGCCAGATGTCTTATCCTCCCATTGTGACGATCAACGGAGGTATTCTGCATAATCATTATCGTCTCAATACAATCAAAGAAGGAGACCTTTTCCTGAACGATTCCGGAGCAGAAACTTCAATGGGATATGCGGGCGATCTTACCAGAACCTTTCCTGTAGGCAAAACGTTTACAACAAAGCAGAAGGAAATGTACGAAGTGGTTCTGAATGCTTTTAATCAAGCCCAGAAGCTTTTGAAACCGGGAGTAAGGTTTAAAGATATCCACCTGAAAGCGGCGCAACATCTGGTAGAAGGTCTTGTAGATCTTGGACTGATGAAGGGAAATCCCGAAGATGCTGTAGAAAACCATGCTCATACGCTGTTTTTTCAGTGCGGACTGGGACACATGATGGGACTTGATGTACATGATATGGAAGACCTCGGGGAACAATATATTGGCTATACTGAAGAAGAACCAAAAGATACCAAAACATTCGGACTGAAATCTTTACGTTTAGGAAAAGCTTTGGAATCCGGTTTTGTAGTGACAGTTGAGCCTGGTATTTATATGATTCCGGAATTGATTGACATTTGGCAGGCTGAAAATAAAAACGCAGACTTTATTAATTATGATAAAGTAAATGAATACCGGAATTTCGGTGGAATCCGTGTGGAAGATGATTTCCTGATTACGGATGACAGTTACAGACTTCTGGGGAACGGATTGATCAAATCCGTTGAAGACATTGAAAATTACAGAGCTGAACATCTGGCTTAA
- a CDS encoding SusD/RagB family nutrient-binding outer membrane lipoprotein, with product MKNTIILSSFLALFLAGCTSEDVNLDPHVAYNMSPEPLLTYAEKELSDYMTTPSVNENNFRLIMQYWQETTYVNESNYNFTARNVSNNIWGDNYVNVLNNLNKAKELVEQYQPGPSELNTWPAKKKNQLAVIDILSVYTFQTLADTFGDIPYSQALNHHQFPLPAYDDDRQIYESLISRLKTDLNNLEEGAGTFGSGDILYNGDIGKWKKFGNSLLLKLGIALSDINPTLAQSTVNTAITGGIITDESQNGLFRYLAETPNFSPLYENLVNSGRDDFFGGKPFIDFMNTTSDPRITKYFQDVDGEYIGQVIGLAGEFSAFSAPGIFAYTPITPGNLMTHTEVAFYLAEAAARFGIGGSPETLYKNAVRISFREWGFSDQDAQTYLTNNPYNASNWKKSIGEQAWVAMYNHPVVSWNFYRRLDYPALQAPPTAITNAEGKVPVRLQYPTLEATTNGSNYAKAATAIGGDRLTTKVFWDSH from the coding sequence ATGAAAAATACAATTATATTAAGTTCATTTCTGGCTTTATTCCTGGCAGGATGTACTTCCGAAGATGTCAATCTTGATCCTCATGTAGCTTATAACATGTCCCCGGAACCTCTTCTTACCTATGCAGAAAAGGAATTGAGCGATTATATGACGACTCCAAGTGTTAATGAAAATAATTTCCGTCTTATCATGCAGTACTGGCAGGAGACCACATATGTGAACGAAAGTAACTATAACTTTACGGCAAGAAATGTTTCCAACAATATATGGGGAGATAATTATGTGAATGTCCTCAACAATCTGAACAAAGCAAAAGAACTTGTGGAACAATACCAACCTGGACCATCAGAGCTGAATACATGGCCCGCAAAGAAGAAAAACCAGCTGGCTGTTATAGATATTCTATCGGTATATACATTTCAGACATTAGCAGATACTTTTGGGGATATTCCGTACAGTCAGGCACTCAATCATCATCAATTTCCTCTTCCGGCTTATGACGATGACAGACAGATTTATGAAAGTTTGATCAGCAGACTGAAAACAGATCTTAATAATTTGGAGGAAGGAGCTGGAACCTTCGGATCGGGTGATATTCTTTACAACGGTGATATTGGAAAATGGAAAAAGTTTGGAAATTCACTGCTTTTAAAACTGGGAATTGCGCTTTCAGATATCAATCCAACGTTGGCACAGTCTACAGTAAATACAGCAATTACAGGAGGTATTATTACAGATGAATCTCAAAATGGTCTTTTCCGGTATCTGGCGGAGACTCCCAATTTCAGTCCATTGTATGAAAACCTTGTGAACAGCGGAAGGGATGACTTTTTTGGAGGAAAACCCTTTATTGATTTTATGAATACGACCTCAGATCCAAGGATAACAAAATATTTTCAGGATGTAGACGGAGAATATATAGGACAGGTCATAGGTTTGGCGGGGGAGTTTTCTGCATTTTCAGCACCAGGAATTTTTGCTTATACTCCTATAACTCCAGGAAATCTGATGACGCATACGGAAGTGGCTTTTTATCTTGCTGAAGCAGCAGCCAGGTTTGGGATAGGAGGCAGTCCGGAAACTTTATATAAAAATGCAGTTAGGATTTCGTTCCGTGAATGGGGGTTTTCTGATCAGGATGCTCAAACATATCTAACAAACAATCCTTATAACGCTTCCAACTGGAAGAAATCTATCGGAGAACAGGCCTGGGTAGCCATGTACAATCATCCGGTGGTTTCCTGGAACTTTTACCGTCGTTTGGATTATCCAGCGCTACAGGCACCACCTACAGCTATTACCAATGCAGAAGGGAAAGTTCCGGTAAGGCTGCAGTATCCCACCTTAGAAGCAACGACTAATGGATCCAATTATGCCAAAGCTGCCACGGCAATTGGAGGAGATAGGCTTACCACCAAAGTATTTTGGGATAGCCATTAA
- a CDS encoding LytR/AlgR family response regulator transcription factor — MTPSTSKKYNCIIVEDEPIAAEILENFILRDQELNLVGKCADAVYASSLLSIHDVDLMFLDLHLPVLKGFDFLRKIKNPPFVIVTTAYHQYAVEGYELDITDYLMKPIPYDRFLTAIDKFKHLMEAEDALLEVSERDFIFLNSGKKKVKIVLQDIFYIESLREYINIHTKTETLTFKMPISKIEEALNPKMFVRIHKSYIISRPKIEVKSANIIQVNGKKLPVGRTYKPLIEL; from the coding sequence ATGACACCATCAACCTCTAAAAAATACAATTGCATTATCGTAGAAGACGAACCTATTGCAGCAGAAATTCTTGAAAATTTTATATTACGGGATCAGGAACTGAATCTGGTAGGAAAATGTGCAGATGCAGTATATGCCAGCAGTCTTTTAAGTATTCATGATGTAGATTTAATGTTTCTTGATCTTCATCTTCCGGTTCTAAAAGGTTTTGATTTTCTAAGGAAAATAAAAAATCCTCCTTTTGTAATTGTTACAACAGCGTATCATCAATATGCAGTAGAAGGCTATGAGCTTGATATCACGGATTATCTGATGAAACCCATTCCATATGACCGCTTTCTGACTGCTATTGATAAATTCAAGCATTTAATGGAAGCAGAAGATGCATTACTCGAAGTTTCTGAACGCGATTTTATATTCCTGAACAGTGGTAAAAAGAAGGTTAAAATTGTTCTTCAGGATATTTTTTACATCGAAAGTTTAAGAGAATACATTAATATTCATACAAAAACGGAAACTCTCACTTTTAAAATGCCCATCAGTAAAATAGAAGAAGCGTTGAATCCCAAAATGTTTGTCCGTATCCACAAATCCTATATTATTTCCCGGCCAAAAATAGAAGTAAAATCTGCCAATATTATTCAGGTGAATGGAAAAAAGCTGCCTGTGGGGAGAACTTATAAACCGTTGATTGAACTTTAA
- a CDS encoding sensor histidine kinase has protein sequence MLFWILYYTLEVYLDFYWSRYQFPDFKWQLRLQNALMLELCYFLVKIPLAYVLLYVYEKVNLKFVFKYILYIFIVTAAVFGHRFVTHFIIYPDIYGVIETLDGKQVSGFINGYVAFNSFMDLIFMTGLIFGVEITRQKNILKEQISQLKSEKLDQELTMLKAQINPHFLFNTLNNIYGMAMKKADETPDVILQLSKVMRYNIYEAAEKNIFIAKDIENIKDFIQIQKIRYHQLTVNFSENIDNPSQEISPLILIQFVENAFKHGVSESLGEAFITVDIHLKNGNLTYLVENSRQEKSHENSTKIGLKNIRRQLELLYPKHTLSVEDESNRYTVTLTIDFHDTINL, from the coding sequence TTGCTTTTTTGGATCTTGTATTATACGCTGGAAGTTTACCTTGACTTTTACTGGTCCAGGTATCAGTTTCCTGATTTCAAATGGCAGCTAAGGCTTCAGAATGCCCTTATGCTGGAACTGTGTTATTTTTTGGTTAAAATTCCGTTAGCCTATGTGTTGCTGTATGTATATGAAAAGGTTAATCTTAAATTTGTTTTTAAATATATTCTCTATATTTTCATTGTAACAGCAGCTGTCTTTGGCCATCGTTTTGTAACACATTTTATCATATATCCTGATATCTATGGTGTTATTGAAACATTGGACGGCAAGCAGGTCTCCGGATTTATCAATGGTTATGTGGCTTTCAATTCTTTCATGGATCTTATTTTTATGACAGGTCTTATTTTCGGGGTTGAAATTACCCGGCAGAAAAATATACTCAAAGAACAGATCTCTCAGTTAAAGTCAGAAAAACTGGATCAGGAACTTACTATGCTGAAAGCGCAGATCAATCCCCATTTTCTTTTCAATACCCTCAATAATATCTACGGAATGGCTATGAAAAAAGCAGACGAAACTCCCGATGTTATTCTGCAGCTTTCCAAAGTAATGCGGTATAATATTTATGAAGCTGCAGAAAAAAACATTTTTATAGCCAAGGATATTGAAAATATTAAAGATTTTATACAGATTCAGAAGATCCGGTACCATCAGCTGACTGTGAATTTTTCTGAAAATATCGATAATCCTTCACAGGAAATTTCACCCCTGATATTGATACAGTTTGTAGAAAATGCCTTTAAACATGGCGTTTCTGAAAGTCTGGGAGAAGCATTTATTACCGTTGATATTCATTTAAAGAACGGAAATCTTACTTACCTAGTAGAAAATTCCAGACAGGAAAAATCTCATGAAAATTCCACCAAAATAGGACTGAAAAATATCCGGAGACAGCTTGAACTTCTTTATCCAAAACATACGCTTTCCGTGGAAGATGAGAGCAACCGCTATACTGTAACTTTAACCATTGATTTTCATGACACCATCAACCTCTAA
- a CDS encoding SusC/RagA family TonB-linked outer membrane protein, whose protein sequence is MKYKLKLLSVGVAFFIGSETYFSQGKQDTLTTKNIEGIVVTALGIKREKRSLGYSTQEVKGEDLTRNPTTNFMNNLSRKVAGLEIRQSTNFGGSVDAVSRGYKSILGDNQALFVVDGVPIINRNINSLAQQNGFNGYDYGSPVSDINPNDIETVNVLKGAAAAALYGSRAQNGAIIITTKKGKKNKQGIGLEYSGSLSVSSIDKSTFPEYQTQYGQGYLGNTLIPYQNGSLVYFWNDASYGVPYDPNLSVWQYDAFIPDSHNFGRQTPWVMAKNGPITFFDKATNRTNNIAFSGANDRASFRLSYTNTSATDIMPNSYLVKNNLGGNASYKITDNLTASIFANYIVQSTKGRNSTGYGDNIMGNFRQWWATNVDIQYQKYLFDTFNKNYTWNMKNPVNLSPAYWDNPYFTRYKNYQNDKRERFAGNFSMSYDLSKEVNILARVGTDGYNMITEERRAAGSIPAFFSFNPIEQPSGYAVTNLRFTETNYDLIATYKKNIVENLNLQVLLGGNINVQTSYSNAQTTSGGLYIPGLYTISNSAATPAKPLITDTSKYIYGAFIQASVGYKNTYYLEGTFRRDQSTALPKGKEAYYYPSVSASMVFSSLLKKEWLSFGKFRAAYAEVGSDTGADQLINRFIPQASFANNPVYSYNTTLRNADLMPQKLKNFEIGTNMQFFKNRLGFDLSWFRNIAFNQILPLPVSLATGSAAKIQNTGELTTKGIELSLNITPLKFNNFNWDVMLNWSNPKTKVTALREGIENITIGTLQGGISINAPLNKEYGSIWGADFVYDPNGNKIVGKNGAYLHTDDSDHNLGSFQPDFIAGLTNSFTYKNFNLSFQIDWRKGGKIFSLDQYYGYGTGLYPDSVGLNDLGNPIRNTLDNGGGVILPGVMQDPNNPGIYIPNTVRLDKSMSSQTLGTDPPVAAFVYDASFIKLRQLSVSYTFNTNFLRNTGIQNLTVGFTGSNLWIIHKNLPYSDPEAGISSGSIQGYQSGVMPATRNFAFNVKVNF, encoded by the coding sequence ATGAAATACAAGTTAAAGCTTTTAAGTGTGGGAGTCGCTTTTTTCATAGGAAGCGAAACCTATTTCAGCCAGGGAAAGCAGGACACACTTACCACTAAAAATATAGAAGGTATCGTGGTAACTGCTTTAGGCATAAAAAGAGAAAAAAGATCGCTGGGATATTCTACACAGGAAGTAAAAGGAGAGGACCTCACCAGAAATCCCACAACCAATTTTATGAACAATTTATCTAGAAAAGTGGCCGGGCTTGAGATCAGACAATCAACTAATTTTGGTGGCTCCGTGGATGCAGTGTCCCGGGGATACAAATCTATCCTGGGGGACAATCAGGCACTTTTTGTAGTAGATGGTGTTCCGATCATCAACAGAAATATTAATTCTCTTGCTCAACAAAATGGATTCAACGGGTATGATTATGGCAGCCCTGTTTCAGATATCAACCCCAATGATATTGAGACAGTGAATGTACTCAAGGGTGCCGCTGCCGCTGCTTTATATGGTTCAAGAGCTCAAAACGGCGCCATTATCATCACTACCAAAAAAGGTAAAAAGAACAAACAGGGGATTGGCCTCGAGTATAGTGGGAGCTTGTCTGTTTCTTCCATTGATAAATCCACATTTCCTGAATACCAGACCCAGTATGGACAGGGATACCTGGGAAATACTTTAATCCCTTATCAAAACGGCTCACTGGTTTATTTCTGGAATGATGCTTCTTACGGAGTTCCTTATGACCCTAATCTTTCAGTATGGCAATATGATGCGTTTATTCCTGACTCTCATAATTTTGGAAGACAGACTCCATGGGTAATGGCTAAAAACGGTCCTATTACCTTTTTTGATAAAGCTACTAACCGAACCAATAATATCGCATTCAGCGGGGCTAATGACCGGGCTTCCTTCAGACTAAGCTATACCAACACCAGTGCAACGGATATTATGCCGAATTCTTATCTGGTCAAAAATAATTTGGGGGGAAATGCTTCTTATAAAATTACAGATAATCTTACAGCTAGCATTTTTGCCAATTATATTGTACAAAGTACCAAAGGAAGAAATTCCACAGGGTATGGTGACAATATTATGGGAAATTTCCGACAATGGTGGGCAACAAATGTAGATATTCAATATCAGAAATATCTCTTTGATACTTTTAATAAGAATTATACCTGGAATATGAAAAATCCTGTGAACCTGTCACCCGCTTATTGGGATAATCCTTATTTTACGAGATATAAGAATTACCAGAATGATAAGAGAGAACGCTTTGCAGGAAATTTCAGTATGAGCTATGATCTTTCCAAAGAGGTGAATATACTGGCTAGAGTAGGTACGGACGGATACAATATGATTACTGAAGAAAGAAGAGCTGCCGGTTCTATTCCTGCTTTTTTCAGTTTCAATCCAATAGAACAGCCTTCCGGATATGCAGTGACCAATCTGCGCTTTACAGAAACCAATTATGATCTCATAGCTACGTATAAAAAGAACATTGTCGAAAACCTCAATCTTCAGGTTCTTTTGGGTGGAAATATTAATGTACAAACCAGCTATTCCAATGCACAGACAACATCCGGCGGACTTTATATTCCAGGACTTTATACCATTTCCAATTCCGCGGCAACCCCGGCAAAGCCTTTGATTACAGATACTTCAAAATATATTTACGGAGCTTTTATTCAGGCTTCTGTAGGATATAAAAATACCTATTATCTGGAAGGAACTTTCAGAAGAGACCAATCTACAGCGTTGCCCAAAGGGAAAGAAGCATATTATTATCCTTCCGTTTCAGCAAGTATGGTATTTTCCAGTTTGCTAAAAAAAGAATGGCTAAGTTTCGGAAAGTTTAGGGCTGCCTATGCGGAAGTTGGCTCGGACACTGGCGCAGATCAATTAATAAACCGGTTTATTCCACAGGCTTCTTTTGCTAACAACCCGGTTTACTCTTATAATACAACTTTAAGAAATGCCGACCTTATGCCTCAAAAACTGAAGAATTTTGAAATAGGAACCAATATGCAGTTTTTCAAAAACAGATTGGGATTTGATCTTTCCTGGTTCAGGAATATTGCATTTAACCAGATTCTTCCGCTTCCTGTATCTTTAGCAACGGGTTCAGCAGCAAAAATTCAAAATACGGGAGAGTTAACCACAAAAGGAATTGAATTGTCTTTAAATATCACACCGCTAAAATTCAATAATTTCAACTGGGATGTAATGCTCAACTGGTCCAATCCTAAAACCAAAGTAACTGCACTCAGGGAAGGTATTGAAAATATAACCATCGGTACATTACAGGGAGGTATCAGTATCAATGCACCTCTCAATAAAGAATATGGAAGCATCTGGGGTGCAGATTTTGTCTATGATCCGAATGGGAATAAAATTGTAGGGAAAAACGGAGCCTATCTTCATACTGATGATTCTGATCACAATCTTGGAAGTTTTCAACCTGATTTTATCGCTGGACTAACCAATTCTTTTACCTATAAAAATTTTAATCTAAGTTTTCAGATTGACTGGAGAAAAGGAGGAAAAATATTCTCATTAGACCAGTATTATGGATATGGAACCGGACTTTATCCTGATTCCGTCGGACTAAATGACCTTGGAAACCCTATCAGAAATACACTGGATAACGGAGGTGGTGTTATTTTACCCGGAGTGATGCAGGATCCAAATAATCCGGGAATTTATATTCCAAATACGGTCAGACTTGACAAGTCTATGTCCAGCCAGACATTGGGAACTGATCCTCCTGTTGCTGCTTTTGTGTATGATGCAAGCTTTATAAAACTCCGTCAATTATCTGTTTCTTATACTTTTAATACCAATTTTCTAAGAAACACCGGCATTCAGAATCTTACTGTGGGATTTACAGGAAGTAACCTTTGGATCATTCATAAAAACCTTCCTTATTCAGATCCTGAAGCAGGGATTTCATCGGGAAGTATCCAGGGATACCAGTCCGGAGTTATGCCTGCTACCAGAAATTTTGCCTTCAATGTGAAAGTTAATTTTTAA
- a CDS encoding DNA-3-methyladenine glycosylase, translating to MKLPLSYYSNQDVLFLARDLLGKVLFTEFNGEKTAGIIVETEAYFGVIDKASHAYGGRRTDRTETLYSHGGVSYVYLCYGIHHLFNVVTSVEDEPHAVLIRAVEPLVGKEIMEHRRNMPASKPAISAGPGSAAKALGIDRSFNKKELTGHEIWIEDHGISYPPDDIIAGPRIGVAYAQEDALLPWRFFVKGNKYVSKPNK from the coding sequence ATGAAACTACCTCTCTCCTACTATTCCAATCAGGACGTTCTTTTTCTGGCCCGGGATCTTTTGGGAAAAGTACTTTTTACAGAGTTCAATGGTGAAAAAACAGCAGGAATCATTGTAGAAACAGAAGCTTATTTTGGCGTGATAGATAAAGCTTCCCATGCCTATGGCGGCAGACGGACAGACCGTACTGAAACGCTCTACAGCCATGGCGGAGTTTCTTATGTTTATCTATGCTATGGAATTCACCATCTTTTTAATGTAGTAACATCCGTGGAAGATGAGCCTCATGCAGTACTCATCAGAGCTGTTGAACCTCTGGTAGGAAAAGAAATTATGGAGCATAGAAGAAATATGCCTGCCTCTAAACCTGCTATTTCTGCAGGTCCCGGATCAGCTGCCAAAGCGTTAGGTATTGACCGGTCCTTTAATAAAAAAGAGCTCACCGGCCATGAAATCTGGATTGAAGATCACGGTATTTCTTATCCTCCGGATGACATTATTGCAGGTCCCCGGATAGGTGTTGCCTATGCACAGGAAGACGCGCTTTTACCCTGGCGCTTTTTTGTGAAAGGAAATAAATATGTGAGCAAGCCTAATAAGTAG
- a CDS encoding S9 family peptidase: MKNIKKLTAIALYFLCLSPLAAQKTQWTPDGNAYYSFTKKGVEIVDLLHPEKDQTLLNSSELIPAGSSNALQVQSFQVSPDGKSLLLFADTKKVWRDNTRGDYWIFDKNTKKLIQLGKGLPASSLMFAKYSPDGKKVAYVSKHNIYIEDLSNNQISKITNDGTDRMINGTFDWAYEEEFGTQDGFRWSPDGGKIAYWKMDARSTKNFLMINNTDSLYSFTVPVEYPKVGENPSGCSIWFYDLASQSTKKADIAGDEVQNYIPRMEWVLDSRSVILQQLNRKQNQSKIIVADADSGSSKTIHTETDAAWIDIKSRWNDNDPSGWDWIENGKEFLWLSEKDGWRHIYKIDMSGKETLITKDAFDVIKPEFFDVPNKLIYFLASPDNATQKYLYKVSMKGGKAQKVTPEAFKGSNQYTISPNGKIAMFTNNSVNSISMGSVISLPDHKELVAAKRSAKVDPARSKAEFFQVTTQDGVTMDGWVVKPKNFDPHKKYPVVFTVYGEPGSQTVTDNFYTGWNYLYTGDMAEDGYFYVSLENRGTPSPKGREWRKSIYRKIGQLNIRDQAMGAKALFAKWPYIDTSRVAVWGWSGGGSSTLNLLGQYPDIYQTGIAIAPVANQLFYDNIYQERYMGLPQENREDFVNGSPLAYAKNLKGNLLLVHGTGDDNVHYQNTEVYINELVKYNKQFQLMSYPNRTHSINEGEGTSLHLATMFTKYLKEHCPPGAR, from the coding sequence ATGAAGAACATAAAAAAACTAACAGCTATTGCATTGTATTTCCTGTGTTTGTCACCATTGGCGGCACAGAAGACACAATGGACTCCCGATGGCAATGCTTATTATTCATTTACTAAAAAAGGGGTTGAAATTGTTGATCTATTGCATCCCGAAAAAGATCAGACGCTTTTAAACAGTAGTGAACTGATTCCTGCCGGAAGTTCCAATGCTCTGCAGGTACAGAGTTTTCAGGTGTCTCCTGATGGAAAAAGCCTGTTGCTATTTGCCGATACCAAAAAAGTATGGAGGGATAATACCCGTGGAGATTACTGGATTTTCGATAAAAACACAAAAAAACTGATCCAGCTTGGAAAAGGTTTGCCGGCTTCATCGTTAATGTTTGCAAAATATTCACCTGACGGAAAAAAGGTAGCATATGTTTCTAAGCATAATATCTATATTGAGGATCTTTCAAATAATCAGATCAGTAAAATTACGAATGATGGTACCGACAGAATGATCAATGGTACTTTTGACTGGGCATATGAAGAAGAATTCGGAACGCAGGATGGTTTCAGATGGTCTCCGGACGGCGGGAAAATCGCCTACTGGAAAATGGATGCCCGAAGTACCAAGAATTTCCTGATGATCAATAATACGGACAGCCTGTATTCGTTTACCGTTCCTGTAGAATATCCGAAAGTTGGAGAAAATCCTTCAGGATGCAGCATCTGGTTTTATGATCTGGCTTCCCAATCAACAAAGAAAGCTGATATAGCAGGTGATGAAGTACAAAACTATATTCCCAGAATGGAATGGGTGCTGGATTCCAGATCGGTCATTCTTCAGCAGCTGAACAGAAAACAGAATCAAAGTAAAATTATTGTTGCTGATGCGGATTCCGGAAGCAGTAAGACCATTCATACAGAAACAGATGCAGCATGGATTGACATAAAATCCCGATGGAATGATAATGATCCAAGCGGCTGGGACTGGATTGAAAATGGGAAAGAATTTTTATGGCTGTCTGAAAAAGACGGATGGAGACATATTTATAAAATAGATATGAGCGGTAAAGAAACATTGATCACAAAAGATGCTTTCGATGTTATCAAACCTGAGTTTTTTGATGTTCCCAATAAACTGATCTACTTTTTGGCTTCTCCAGATAACGCCACTCAGAAATATCTTTATAAAGTAAGTATGAAAGGTGGAAAAGCTCAAAAAGTAACGCCTGAAGCTTTTAAAGGTTCTAACCAATATACGATCTCACCCAATGGGAAAATCGCTATGTTTACCAATAACAGTGTGAATTCCATTTCCATGGGATCTGTCATATCGCTTCCCGACCATAAAGAACTGGTTGCAGCCAAAAGATCTGCAAAAGTCGACCCGGCAAGATCTAAAGCAGAATTCTTCCAGGTTACAACACAGGATGGTGTTACAATGGACGGCTGGGTAGTAAAACCTAAAAATTTTGATCCCCATAAAAAATATCCTGTTGTTTTTACAGTGTATGGAGAACCGGGATCACAAACCGTTACCGATAATTTCTACACAGGCTGGAATTATTTATATACAGGTGATATGGCAGAAGACGGCTATTTTTACGTGTCCCTTGAAAACCGCGGAACTCCTTCTCCAAAAGGACGGGAATGGAGAAAATCTATTTACCGGAAAATAGGACAGCTCAATATCCGTGATCAGGCAATGGGAGCTAAAGCCTTATTCGCAAAATGGCCTTATATCGATACTTCAAGAGTTGCCGTGTGGGGCTGGAGCGGCGGAGGTTCTTCTACCCTGAACCTTTTAGGACAATATCCTGATATTTACCAGACAGGAATTGCAATTGCACCCGTTGCCAATCAGTTATTCTATGATAATATCTACCAGGAACGATATATGGGTCTCCCACAGGAAAACAGAGAAGATTTTGTCAACGGTTCTCCGCTGGCCTATGCTAAAAACTTAAAAGGAAATCTTCTGCTGGTTCACGGAACGGGAGATGATAATGTACACTACCAGAATACGGAAGTATATATTAATGAACTGGTAAAATATAACAAACAGTTTCAGCTGATGTCTTATCCTAACCGTACCCATTCTATTAATGAAGGAGAAGGAACATCTCTGCATCTGGCTACTATGTTTACAAAATACCTGAAAGAACACTGCCCTCCGGGAGCAAGATAA